In a single window of the Limnochorda sp. L945t genome:
- a CDS encoding IreB family regulatory phosphoprotein, translating into MLTAPGAATPPQPPGAGGETVRFRVDEATGRRRAAEVLRQVYQALVEKGYHPTSQLVGYLLSGDPTYITSHHNARSLIRTVERDELLEEIIEHYIHCPGTRH; encoded by the coding sequence GTGCTCACGGCACCAGGAGCCGCCACGCCTCCGCAGCCACCCGGGGCCGGGGGAGAGACGGTACGGTTCCGGGTCGACGAGGCGACGGGCCGCCGGCGAGCTGCCGAGGTCCTGCGCCAGGTCTATCAGGCCCTGGTCGAGAAGGGGTATCATCCGACCAGCCAGCTGGTCGGATACCTGCTGTCGGGTGATCCCACGTACATCACGAGCCATCACAACGCCCGCAGCCTCATCCGTACGGTCGAGCGGGACGAACTGCTCGAGGAGATCATCGAGCACTACATCCACTGCCCCGGTACCCGCCATTGA
- the ruvX gene encoding Holliday junction resolvase RuvX: MRPVQGRIMALDVGEKSLGVAISDSLGATAQPLVTLWRKGLAADLEAVSQLVRSMGVEEVVVGLPTRTDGREGPEAERVRAFAGKLRSVVDVRVRLFDERFSTRQAERILLEADLPRRRRRRAVNHVAAAIILDAYLTWRQVRRAQAEGTLHEAGDADGQG, translated from the coding sequence ATGCGACCGGTGCAAGGGCGTATCATGGCGCTGGACGTGGGCGAGAAGAGCCTCGGAGTGGCGATCAGCGATTCCCTGGGGGCGACCGCTCAACCCCTGGTGACGCTGTGGCGCAAGGGTCTGGCAGCAGACCTGGAGGCCGTTTCGCAATTGGTCAGGTCCATGGGAGTCGAGGAGGTGGTAGTGGGGCTGCCAACACGCACCGATGGCCGTGAGGGGCCCGAGGCGGAACGAGTGCGTGCTTTTGCCGGCAAACTGCGGAGCGTCGTCGACGTGCGCGTGCGGCTCTTCGACGAGCGCTTTTCGACCCGGCAGGCCGAACGTATCCTGCTGGAGGCAGACCTTCCCCGGCGTCGTCGCCGCAGGGCGGTCAACCACGTGGCGGCAGCCATCATCCTGGATGCTTACCTCACCTGGCGCCAGGTAAGGCGAGCGCAGGCGGAGGGTACCCTACATGAGGCCGGAGATGCAGACGGTCAGGGCTGA